The Pseudanabaena galeata CCNP1313 genome includes a region encoding these proteins:
- the dnaE gene encoding DNA polymerase III subunit alpha, with translation MTGFVGLHVHTEYSLLDGASQIPDMVNRAVELGMPAIALTDHGVMYGAIELIKICKSKGIKPIIGNEMYVLNGDITIQYKREDKKKKYHQCVLAKDTQGYRNLVKLTTISHLQGYQGKGIFARPCINKEYLLQYKEGLMLTSGCLAGEVPQAIMNGDPKLAREVAAWYKEHFGDDYYLEIQDHGYPEDRVVNVEICKIAKELEIRVIATNDSHFTSCMDVEAHDALLCIQTGKLISDEKRLRYSGMEYFKSYDEMRQLFRDHLEDDVIEEALANTLHAAAKVKPYDLMRDPRAADYPIPEGHTADTYFEEVTWQGLLQRFNAKTHAEISAEYQERLRFELGIIMQMGFSTYFLVVWDYIKYARDKQIPVGPGRGSAAGSLVAYSLGITNIDPIHHGLLFERFLNPERKSMPDIDTDFCIDHRSELIDYVTQRYGQERVAQIVTFNRLTSKAVLKDVARVLDVSYSESDKMAKMIPVSRGKPAKLKVMISEESPAPEFRDRYKQDAKVFEWLDMAMRIEGVNKSSGVHAAGVVISPFPLDEVVPLQRSNEGQVVTQYTMEDLESLGLLKMDFLGLRNLTTIEHTSKLIRNNQDPNFHIDAIAPDMSTEANQKTYKLLEKGDLEGVFQLESSGMKQIVKDLKPSNIEDISSILALYRPGPLDAGLIPKFINRKHGREAIEYQHHTLEPILNNTYGVLCLAKGTLIAKPDGTSTPIENIRKGDVILSSDGKRVWSAKVAKQWQSGIKSIVKITLSTGTEIYCTPEHRFLTPQGDQFAHELKPLNETGDTITYRSFLFELDSNSLKDVRPVFVASIEDWGTSECFDIEMVDQTAPYFLANGIVTHNCYQEQIMKMAQDLAGYSLGAADLLRRAMGKKKPEEMEKQRSIFLDGCAKNGIRSEISNDLFDQMVIFAEYCLSYDTLVRTVEYGLMPIGKIVEHQIECQVYSVDENGFVYTQSIAQWHDRGNQEVFEYELENGDRLRATKDHKFMTLDGEMLAIDEIFEKGLELLCYNNLKLWN, from the coding sequence ATGACTGGATTTGTTGGGCTGCACGTTCATACTGAATATAGTTTGCTTGATGGGGCAAGCCAAATCCCTGATATGGTCAATCGCGCCGTCGAACTGGGAATGCCTGCGATCGCCTTAACCGATCATGGGGTGATGTATGGAGCGATCGAGCTAATCAAGATCTGCAAATCTAAAGGAATTAAGCCAATCATTGGTAATGAAATGTATGTCCTCAATGGCGACATTACCATCCAGTATAAAAGAGAAGATAAAAAGAAAAAATATCACCAATGCGTTCTCGCTAAAGATACGCAGGGTTATCGCAATCTGGTTAAACTCACCACCATTTCCCATTTGCAAGGCTATCAAGGCAAAGGGATTTTCGCCCGTCCTTGCATTAATAAAGAATATTTACTGCAATATAAAGAAGGCTTAATGCTCACTTCTGGTTGCTTAGCAGGAGAAGTTCCTCAAGCAATTATGAATGGTGATCCGAAACTCGCGAGAGAAGTGGCGGCTTGGTATAAAGAACATTTTGGCGATGATTATTATCTAGAAATTCAAGATCATGGTTATCCTGAAGATCGCGTTGTAAATGTGGAAATTTGCAAGATTGCCAAGGAACTAGAGATCAGAGTAATTGCCACAAACGACTCCCACTTTACCTCTTGCATGGATGTGGAAGCCCATGATGCATTACTCTGCATCCAAACTGGCAAATTAATTTCTGATGAAAAGCGTCTGCGTTATAGCGGAATGGAATATTTTAAATCCTATGATGAGATGCGGCAGTTATTTCGGGATCATTTGGAAGATGATGTGATCGAAGAAGCTCTAGCGAATACTCTCCATGCTGCCGCCAAAGTTAAGCCCTACGACCTCATGCGCGATCCCCGTGCTGCGGATTATCCCATTCCTGAAGGGCATACTGCCGATACTTATTTTGAAGAGGTGACATGGCAAGGCTTACTCCAAAGATTTAATGCCAAGACCCATGCCGAGATTTCTGCCGAATATCAAGAGCGTTTGCGTTTTGAGCTAGGCATCATTATGCAGATGGGTTTCTCTACTTACTTTTTGGTGGTTTGGGACTACATCAAATACGCAAGAGACAAGCAGATTCCTGTGGGGCCAGGACGGGGTAGTGCCGCAGGTTCTTTGGTTGCCTATTCTTTGGGAATTACGAATATTGACCCGATCCATCATGGACTTCTGTTTGAAAGATTTCTCAATCCTGAACGGAAGTCGATGCCTGATATTGATACGGACTTCTGTATCGATCACCGTAGTGAATTGATTGATTATGTAACACAACGCTATGGACAAGAACGAGTTGCTCAAATTGTCACCTTTAACCGCTTAACCTCTAAGGCAGTTCTCAAGGATGTGGCGCGAGTACTAGATGTGTCCTACAGTGAATCCGACAAAATGGCGAAGATGATTCCTGTTTCTCGCGGTAAGCCAGCCAAGCTGAAGGTGATGATTTCCGAGGAGTCCCCTGCACCCGAATTTCGCGATCGCTACAAACAAGATGCGAAAGTATTTGAATGGCTGGACATGGCGATGCGTATCGAAGGGGTGAACAAAAGTTCAGGTGTTCACGCGGCGGGTGTGGTGATTTCACCATTTCCATTGGATGAGGTTGTACCATTGCAGCGTAGTAATGAAGGTCAAGTGGTCACGCAATACACGATGGAGGATTTGGAATCCCTTGGCTTGCTAAAAATGGACTTCTTAGGACTACGAAACCTGACAACCATTGAGCATACGAGTAAGCTAATTCGCAACAATCAAGATCCAAATTTCCATATTGATGCGATCGCCCCCGACATGTCTACGGAGGCAAATCAAAAAACCTATAAGCTATTGGAAAAAGGTGATCTAGAAGGAGTCTTCCAATTAGAATCTTCAGGCATGAAGCAGATCGTCAAAGATCTCAAGCCTTCCAATATTGAAGATATTTCTTCAATTCTGGCACTTTATCGTCCTGGTCCATTGGATGCTGGGCTAATTCCAAAGTTTATTAATCGTAAGCATGGCAGAGAAGCGATCGAGTATCAGCACCATACCTTAGAACCAATTCTAAATAATACCTATGGAGTATTATGCTTAGCTAAAGGAACTTTAATTGCGAAACCTGATGGCACAAGCACACCAATTGAGAATATCCGTAAGGGTGATGTAATTCTCTCGTCTGATGGTAAGCGCGTATGGTCAGCAAAGGTTGCAAAGCAATGGCAAAGTGGTATCAAGTCCATTGTCAAAATCACGCTATCAACAGGTACAGAGATTTACTGTACGCCAGAACATCGCTTTCTCACACCACAGGGAGATCAGTTTGCCCATGAGTTAAAACCTCTAAATGAAACTGGAGACACTATCACTTATAGATCATTCCTTTTTGAATTAGATTCTAATTCCTTGAAAGATGTTCGTCCTGTATTTGTGGCATCTATTGAAGACTGGGGAACTAGTGAATGTTTCGACATTGAAATGGTAGACCAAACCGCTCCCTATTTCTTGGCAAATGGAATTGTTACTCATAATTGCTATCAAGAGCAAATTATGAAAATGGCGCAGGATTTGGCAGGATATTCCCTCGGCGCTGCGGATTTATTGCGTCGGGCGATGGGTAAAAAGAAGCCTGAAGAAATGGAAAAGCAGCGTTCTATTTTTCTTGATGGTTGTGCTAAGAATGGAATTAGGTCGGAGATTTCTAATGATCTATTCGATCAGATGGTGATTTTTGCAGAGTATTGTCTCAGTTACGATACTTTGGTGCGAACTGTCGAATATGGTTTGATGCCCATCGGTAAAATCGTAGAGCATCAAATCGAATGTCAGGTTTACAGTGTTGATGAGAATGGCTTTGTCTATACCCAATCCATTGCCCAGTGGCACGATCGCGGTAATCAAGAAGTCTTTGAATATGAGCTAGAAAATGGCGATCGCCTTAGAGCTACTAAGGATCACAAGTTCATGACTCTTGATGGTGAGATGCTAGCGATCGATGAGATTTTTGAGAAAGGGTTAGAGTTGCTCTGTTACAATAATCTAAAATTGTGGAACTAA
- a CDS encoding Npun_F5749 family FMN-dependent PPOX-type flavoprotein, which produces MWRSHLARSLHQHRNQPEARFLQLATIDLEQRPRNRTVVFRGFLENSDRFQDCLKIVTDARSQKIDQISANPWAEISWYFTKTRSQFRILGKLLLIDSESDLELQQVRVEAWQALSEPARTQFTWAHPREPRVEFLEVSPPDPIQPLTSFCLLLLQPIEVDRLELRGTPQNRWVYLRDKQGNWKEQEVNP; this is translated from the coding sequence ATGTGGCGATCGCATCTAGCTCGAAGTTTACATCAGCACCGCAACCAACCCGAAGCAAGATTTTTACAACTCGCTACGATTGATTTGGAGCAGCGTCCACGCAATCGAACCGTCGTATTTCGTGGGTTTCTCGAAAATAGCGATCGCTTTCAAGACTGTTTAAAAATCGTGACCGATGCGCGTAGTCAAAAGATTGACCAAATATCTGCAAACCCTTGGGCGGAGATAAGTTGGTATTTCACAAAAACGCGATCGCAATTTCGGATACTTGGCAAACTGCTATTAATTGATAGTGAATCAGATTTAGAACTCCAGCAAGTGCGCGTAGAGGCGTGGCAAGCTCTTTCAGAACCTGCTAGAACACAGTTTACATGGGCGCATCCAAGAGAGCCGCGAGTTGAGTTTCTCGAAGTGTCCCCACCTGATCCTATACAACCACTGACTTCTTTTTGTTTACTATTGCTACAACCCATTGAAGTTGATCGCCTTGAATTACGAGGTACGCCCCAAAATCGCTGGGTCTATCTACGGGATAAGCAAGGAAATTGGAAAGAGCAAGAAGTTAACCCATAA
- a CDS encoding sigma-70 family RNA polymerase sigma factor, with protein sequence MKLSEQTDVEILQAWRSGSSQAFGIFYDRYGELVYRISLRILGSPQEAEDLTQEIFILLSRNSTYDSKRGSITTFLSVLTRSRAIDRIRKTRSQQQHLQKWEQSISSEHDIRNSSLMENASLTERSEKVKLALANLPEKHCQVLEMAYFDGLSQTEIAKALDTPLGTVKSWARSGLIRLRESLQDALE encoded by the coding sequence ATGAAACTCTCCGAGCAAACCGATGTAGAAATACTGCAAGCTTGGCGATCGGGAAGCAGTCAAGCTTTTGGCATCTTCTACGATCGCTATGGTGAGTTGGTTTACCGAATATCATTAAGGATCTTAGGTAGCCCCCAAGAAGCGGAAGATCTGACTCAAGAGATATTTATTTTGCTAAGTCGGAATAGTACCTACGACAGTAAAAGAGGTTCAATCACTACTTTTTTGTCAGTTTTGACCCGATCGCGAGCAATTGATCGTATTCGTAAAACGCGATCGCAACAACAGCATCTCCAAAAATGGGAACAGAGCATTTCTTCAGAACATGACATCAGAAACTCATCACTTATGGAAAATGCGTCACTTACTGAACGTTCAGAAAAAGTAAAATTAGCGCTAGCCAATTTGCCTGAAAAGCATTGCCAAGTATTAGAAATGGCATATTTTGATGGACTTAGCCAAACTGAAATTGCTAAAGCTCTAGATACTCCTTTGGGAACGGTAAAGTCTTGGGCGAGAAGTGGATTGATTCGATTGAGAGAAAGTTTGCAAGATGCTTTGGAGTGA
- a CDS encoding anti-sigma factor: MTTPQNKYPCEWEELLAGYVLGDLDPEEVTEMHQLIAEHPEIVTEIDYLQDTLAMLPLGLSETHPASSLRDRIAAVVIPNNVESLIVEPLDSSIDSVIAPLASPKRSPRRKNLWKLATIGLSSIGAIALIALGLDNYQMRQQIASNQIELQKHRATIAMLQGSDNRMISLKGMGAIPAASGSVMIAPTEKAAMISIQNLRQIPQDNSYRLWAIVDGKKFDCAQFRPDEQGKVFMKIPLASALKQSTTLIITIEPNKDMPEPKGEMVMKGEV; encoded by the coding sequence ATGACAACACCACAAAATAAATATCCCTGTGAATGGGAAGAATTATTAGCAGGATATGTTTTAGGAGATCTCGATCCTGAAGAAGTAACCGAGATGCATCAACTGATTGCAGAGCATCCAGAAATAGTTACAGAAATCGATTATCTACAAGATACGTTAGCGATGCTTCCGCTTGGCTTAAGTGAAACTCATCCAGCTAGTAGTCTGCGCGATCGCATTGCGGCGGTGGTTATTCCCAATAATGTTGAATCTCTCATAGTAGAGCCTCTCGATTCATCCATAGATTCTGTAATCGCTCCTTTAGCATCACCCAAGCGATCTCCTCGTCGCAAAAATCTCTGGAAATTAGCCACAATTGGTTTAAGTAGTATTGGTGCGATCGCCCTAATTGCCCTTGGCTTAGACAATTACCAAATGCGTCAACAAATCGCCTCTAATCAAATCGAGTTACAAAAACATCGTGCAACAATTGCGATGTTACAAGGTTCCGACAATCGCATGATCTCGCTCAAAGGCATGGGAGCAATTCCTGCTGCTTCGGGAAGTGTAATGATTGCGCCAACTGAAAAAGCTGCGATGATCAGCATTCAGAATCTGAGGCAAATTCCTCAGGACAATAGTTATCGGCTTTGGGCGATCGTTGATGGCAAAAAGTTTGATTGCGCTCAGTTCCGTCCTGATGAGCAAGGCAAAGTCTTTATGAAGATTCCATTAGCTAGCGCTCTTAAACAATCTACAACATTAATTATTACGATTGAGCCAAATAAAGATATGCCCGAACCCAAAGGCGAAATGGTCATGAAAGGGGAAGTTTAG